In one window of Verrucomicrobiota bacterium DNA:
- a CDS encoding GNAT family N-acetyltransferase, translating to MRYPSFAGHDITLETERLVLRPFEREDWAVALPYYQDPEFKGGMEENADAVVDINYLERVGEHLAKRGILFAVVEKATARTIGEICLEWMNLTRASVRPGEKVMRSPLGIWDKTLWGRGYGKEMLRCVMRYAFEELGVDRLCAMCVNSNNARSRALFEACGYRLVRELDDTRELDLEVTRDAYAALGDTRPA from the coding sequence ATGAGGTACCCATCGTTCGCCGGCCACGATATCACCCTGGAGACCGAGCGCCTGGTCCTGCGGCCGTTCGAGCGCGAGGACTGGGCCGTGGCCCTGCCCTACTACCAGGATCCCGAGTTCAAGGGTGGAATGGAGGAGAATGCGGACGCGGTCGTGGATATCAACTATCTGGAGAGGGTGGGCGAGCACCTGGCCAAACGCGGCATTCTGTTCGCCGTGGTGGAGAAGGCCACGGCACGCACGATCGGCGAGATCTGCCTCGAATGGATGAACCTGACCCGGGCCAGCGTCCGGCCGGGCGAGAAGGTGATGCGGTCGCCGCTCGGCATCTGGGATAAGACGCTCTGGGGCAGAGGCTACGGCAAGGAGATGCTCCGATGCGTGATGCGCTACGCCTTCGAGGAGCTTGGTGTGGATCGCCTCTGCGCCATGTGTGTCAACTCCAACAATGCGCGATCGCGAGCCTTGTTCGAGGCATGCGGCTATCGGCTCGTCCGCGAGCTCGATGACACGCGGGAGCTGGACCTCGAAGTAACGCGCGATGCGTACGCGGCGTTGGGCGACACCCGGCCCGCGTGA